In Flavobacteriales bacterium, a genomic segment contains:
- a CDS encoding acyl carrier protein gives EIFKNEVPQENDKRQIENNPENRIEDRVSVLQELKQRLADCLFVELEDIDIKRDFIESGLDSIIGVEWIRDINKHYGIRISAIKIYDYPNLEEFSVYVDDFLAKEVRNGKDSVPSNSNVPDRNISLNELPQRKKDLSIEAVKPNKALANSSPFSLIMIRSDLKRMLSESLFMAESELIEDRTLQELGLDSIIGVEWVRDLNKKYNLSVGAVKVYDYPTLNLFSEYFYNELMTQSAYKGNGVVADQEEKQEEKQEKPSDLDLLLNKVQSGEINGDQALEIFNGIGFSE, from the coding sequence GAAATATTTAAAAATGAAGTCCCCCAGGAGAATGATAAGAGGCAAATAGAAAATAATCCAGAGAATAGAATTGAAGATAGGGTCTCTGTGTTACAAGAATTAAAACAAAGGCTTGCGGATTGTTTGTTTGTTGAACTTGAAGACATTGATATAAAAAGAGACTTTATAGAAAGTGGATTAGACTCAATTATAGGAGTGGAATGGATTCGAGATATAAACAAACATTACGGGATTCGAATATCTGCCATCAAGATATATGATTATCCAAATCTAGAAGAATTCTCAGTATATGTAGATGACTTTTTGGCCAAAGAGGTCAGAAATGGCAAAGACTCTGTTCCCAGTAATTCAAATGTTCCAGATAGAAATATCTCTTTAAATGAATTACCTCAAAGAAAAAAGGACTTAAGCATTGAGGCTGTTAAACCAAATAAAGCTCTAGCCAATAGTTCACCTTTTTCATTAATAATGATTCGCTCTGATTTAAAAAGAATGTTAAGTGAATCTTTATTTATGGCAGAGTCAGAATTAATTGAAGATAGAACATTACAGGAATTGGGATTGGATTCCATAATTGGTGTTGAGTGGGTTCGTGATTTGAATAAAAAATATAATCTATCTGTTGGAGCTGTAAAAGTTTATGATTACCCAACCCTAAATTTGTTTTCCGAATACTTTTATAATGAGTTGATGACCCAATCCGCCTATAAAGGGAATGGTGTTGTTGCTGATCAGGAAGAGAAACAGGAAGAGAAACAGGAAAAGCCATCTGATTTAGATTTGTTGTTAAACAAAGTTCAATCGGGAGAAATTAATGGGGATCAGGCTTTAGAAATATTTAATGGAATAGGATTTTCGGAATAA